The genomic DNA GGTgtggaagatgaagagttttgtTGGAGAAGGcaaagctcttcatcttcccagaagAAAACCTCtaggaagacaatcgtcttcctagatAAAGATGACAACTTcttctttgtctgggaagacgaagagcttcgtctttcctaacgaagctctttgtctttcACGCTTCTTTCAATGTCGATCGAGCGTTCAAATGAGTAGAGAGAGACCGTTAGAAGGAGAGAAAGCTTCGAGGAGAGAAAGGCCACTAGCAATGGCATCGGAGATGGCGTCGAAGATCTGAAACTAAATCTTAGGAGGAAACTGTCGTTTTTTAAAGTTAGGGCGAAactttaagtttttaaagtttagggggtgaaaagagataaaattttaaggggttagagttctgttaattttaactgcttatgggtaaatatttggtattttcaaagttaaaaaagaaaacttgggaaaacaacatactttgggtagaaatagtcctttggccattcttaaatttttatatgtaaaatttcaaaaactcaaatcttttaattaaaattctttgttaaagttaagggtaaaaccgttatttaaaaaaatatctaaaaaactaaaattttatttcattttagtctcttagtttaaaaaactaataattttcatatattgatagttttaaaaagttacattttttttcttaaagtttgattttttgtatCATCATTTTCGATCGTATTCTCTTTCCCTCccaatttctctctttctcttagTCTCTCTTGTCTTCCTCACTGACCGTGAGATAAAGACAATCATTTTCATATGagaatatattaacaaaatacccttttcaacatttatttcTGGTGAATATTACTTGGGTAAAGAATATTAtacgttttaaatgaaaaaaatgaattgagttaTTTTAAGAAAGAAACACCTGTtggtttattcattttaaaaattgctTTCAAATAGAGGAAAATTGTTTTTCTCGACAATCCCACTATGCATgcctaataataatttttgctCTTCCACAATTGTAATAGAATAACTAGATAAAGACAACCTTTCTTTTGCTCATTTTTGTCAATTAcatcttcatataatattatatttttgatattctGATGATCACCACATTTCTCTACTTcaatcaaactatatatatatatatatatatatatatatatatatatatatatatatatatatatatatatatatatatatatatatatatatattattatatgattagatattattttattcttaattcaaaattttttaattatttgataatacatatcaaatatatattcatttatatactcaaaatgaatacgtaaaattttattaatcttaaaatatcatcagaaaaaacttaaacttatattcttttatatatataattttctcttttcttactCAAATTACCTCTTTGGgggtaaaaaatgttttaaattaataaaaaaaatacataattatataataatacataatatatatttaaaaatatatacataagataTTACTCAGGGATTCTAATTGATGTTGATTGGACAATAATTTTCACAACTTTTATAATTTCCATGTGGTGTGTCAACTGTCAACCCATGCCTAACACTTCTAGCTGTAATATTTGATGGTACCTTGATAATTCAAATTACCATattattcattacaattttgaaaatctcacaaatattaatattatgttaatatatctttatcttttatctttatatgtAAAGCTTTAAAATAGCTTAAATGGGTTCCAtgcattcattaattttttttccttgtggTTTGCTATATCAACTACTTGATGGAACATTTtctaatacaataatattatatgcgtAAGCTTTAAATTATCATagtattcataatttttgtatataatttaatatacaaataaaaacatatcattatatgattgaatattattttatttttaatttttaactatctaattatatgatgatatattattatttatacataaaaattatgcacatatcactattttttttaatatatgttgtGATTGTACCAATTAAATAGTCGAATAATATGACTTCCCCTCTAATTTATACAGGTCCAACAAAAATGATAACATCACATAAAATGCTATAAATTGACATATCTTACATGAACTGtttatgtaaatatattaacaaaaagagagaaagatatAAATGAGACAAATAtacaacaaacaaataaaagaacttgaataattcaaaaaattgaagagaaatgaaaataaatttttaagaaatttataacttttttttattttataataaagccCATAAGCCTAAACTCCTTTATAAGGACTTACTTTAGAGGGGTTTATTTTAAGATaaagaaagattattttggttctagtaatattttattatcactatatgacaagtaatataaaaagaaatttaattattatctcatcttaggtattaaactattattaaaataattatgattttattacaattttattcttatttattaactttttaggataaaaatacccttatttctaattaatatagcaagtaattgtgaaaaatatttttaaaacaattatactcaaagatatttaagtaaaataatatcttaatatttttttattatatctaacaaaacataataattatttatatctactcaTTTATAACAAACTGATTattcacaaaagaaaattacctAAAATACAAATGAGTTTCAAGAAAAGAGATGAGATGAAATGGTACGAGGAATTTAATTCATATAGGAAATCCTATTCTATAATTAGACTTGTACTCTATGGGGACGTTTGGTTAGgggtaaataaaaattatcaaagtaatcttgattttattataattatattcttatttattaattttttagaataaaaaataatctcatttttaattaacaaaataagtaacataaaaaatattttaaaataattatattcaagggtatttaagtaaaataatatactggtattattttattatctctaatcaaacataataattatttatacttatcaaaatttatcaaatataataattatttatacctaataatcttctaaataatctaattttttaattttgataataaaatattacttaaactaAACGTTAAGTTTATTGTGATTCATTATAattcatttaaagtttaatataattttagaagttttttcttcacttgtgttaaattttctttataaaattagttatatTTCTATAAAGACCTAGTCATTTGTTAACCTTTTATCTCTTTCACTCTGCATCAATTGTCCTACCCGAGAGAAGAGAGCAACACAATAGCACACAAGTTATTTTGAATGACAAAAAGtaagattttatgtataaaaaagtataagtgttaattttttttaatgatatatcaaaatttgatttacttGGTATAATTGATTTGATCTTAAAAGGAAGGTCTGATTTGGGTGGGGTTATtcgttattaaaaaaataataaatattatatgtatacgttttaaatgtataaataaatatatatttatatattttattatatgattagatattagtttttttttaattcaaaattatttaattatatgataatataaattaaatatatatttatttatatatttaaaatatatccacataattttattttttgttaagagAGGAAATTTTAGAGctttaaatcataaatcattgactgataatgatatattaatcaTGTTTAGTCTTGGATTCAGaaatttatcttaaaatgaatgaaatggGATGTCCTACTAATCCCATTTAATTAGCATCCCCTTCTCTCtccatttgtttttatttggacCACGTTTTTGAGATTTCTATCTATTCTTCCCCATGTTTCCACATCTCTTTCAAGCTCACCATTTTTCTACGATAAAAATATTGCTCCATTACTTCCAACACCCAACTGGCACACCACCACTGCTTAAATCTTCCCTTATATATTTCTTGTACCCAACCCTCCATACACAATTAAGCCTTAATTTGTATCCCCATTTTTGCTTATCCTTCTTCAACCTCAAATGGGTCGTTtccatttcagttttattttgcTTCTGTCATTTTCTCTAAGCTTGTTCCTGCATCCCAGTACCGTATCCGCAGATCTCAAATATAACTATTATGCTGATATCTGCCCTGATGTAGAAAGCATAGTTAGAAAAGCCGTTgagaagaaattcaaccaaacatCTGTTGCTGGTCCTGCGACTCTCCGTCTCTTCTTCCATGATTGCTTCGTCgaggtataatataatataagagcAAATATTTATTAGCAACTACTGCGTTGAATCATATTATTTGGTGGATTTACTCTCATTCTGTAAATGATTACAGGGTTGTGATGCTTCAGTTATAATTCAATCAACTGCAACCAATAAAGCTGAGAAGGATCACCCCGATAATTTATCCCTAGCTGGAGATGGATTTGACACCGTAGTCAAAGCCAAAGAAGCAGTTGATGAAGTTTCCAGCTGCAAAAACAAGGTCTCCTGTGCTGATATTCTCGCCCTGGCCACTCGAGATGTTGTTGCCCTGGTATGGATATGTCAAACATATTATCTTCAACATCTATGTAGCACAGAAACGAAAATACGAAAACATAAAAGTACAGAAATATTACAActtacattttgaaaaatacagaaacaaaattatgaaaaatatataaatatgaaaagatacatgatttttttttttataaataccccgaatttctttaaaaaatataacaattttttagtaACAATAAAGTATATATTTAACTAATTTGATCTATCAAgcaacaattaaataaataatatatattaaattaataaagtcaatttttcaaatgattgcCGACAATTGAAAAAGTGGGAGATAGAGAAGAGATGATTTTTAGTAAGCGGAAGATAAGAAAAGCTTCGAgtgcaaaagaagaaaagaaacgaACTTAGAGTTAAAGTACAAAATTGTGaaggataataaaatataaaattgatttttaatcaaataaaaaataaaaaaaagaaaagtatttctttttcttaatcgcatttcaaaattttttaaacaccCTGAAACGTTTTGTACCAGTTTTGAAATATTCATTGGTACGCAAAAATGCACCCCATGCTTCCAAATTCAACTTATGATGTTATTAATtttgtgatgatgatgatgcaggCTGGTGGACCTTCATATGCGGTTGAGTTAGGGAGACTAGATGGTCTAAGTTCAACTGACTCGAGTGTAGATGGGAAGCTGCCGCAGCCAACGTTCAACTTAACTCAGCTCAATTCCTTGTTTGCTGCTAATGGACTTGAACAATCAGACGTGATTGCTCTCTCTGGTACATTTCCCTTATCAGAACACCATCATGCAGGTGCAACAATCAAAATGAGTcgttaaatgataaatttaaccACGGcgatatgtttttgttttctgggCAGCTGCACACACTATCGGATTCGCTCACTGCGCCAAGTTTTCATCCAGGATATACAATTACAGCGAGGAACATTCAGTTGATCCGACGATGAACAAGACATATGCGGAGGAGCTACAGAAAATGTGCCCGCAAGATGTGGACCCTCGAATCGTCGTCAACATGGACCCCGTCACACCCAACACCTTTGATAATATCTACTTCAAGAATCTTAAGCAACACAAGGGCCTTTTCACCTCAGATCAGGTGCTCTACACCGACTCCCGGTCAAAACCCACCGTAAAAGCCTGGGCCAAAGACTCCGACGCCTTCAATGAGGCTTTTATCACTGCTATGACCAACCTAGGTCGAGTTGGTGTCAAGACAGGAAGCAATGGAAATATTCGTCATGACTGTAGTGTGTTTAATAGTTAATcaggaaaatataatttatcaaaatgttCAAGCTAGATGGATTTATTTCCTCTGTTGTGAGTGctcaatttttttggtttaaagaaaccaattaatttgtaataaattCTGAGCATCTGAAATAAATCAACATcgtaaaataattcaatcatattCATCTTCTCCTCGTGTAGTGTATAGAcgttatatcatatatcaaaaattaaattttttatattatatattatgtattatattgtatcatattataaaatatatagtttaaataataatataataaaaatatcattattttttaaaatattacaaatatctctaaaaattttaaatttttattaacacccctactatattttcattttctctaagATCATATGACACTCTTAAACAATTCTTACATTGAAAAAACACGAGAGAGATGTTAGGTTTGTGTGTGCATCCTACATCGTTTGGGGTCTAAATCAgactagttaaataatttgtgagctctttaaactatttatacgtattttgaattgtaaaatctaaaaacaaactcatattatattatatgtctaaaatagacaatatcttaAAAGTGAACGGGGGTATTAGACCAAAGGTGTTACAGATCcatataagtaatatatatcatatgatataatacatattgtatcaattatattatataatttgatatattttaaaatacatattattttttatttgtatcgtTTATATGACACGTATTGTGTATCATAGGATATTCATATTTTCAAGACTCCATTATGCAATTATATGGGCAAACAACCATCAAAATCTAAGAAACCAACATTTCTGTCAAGATCAAGATACCTAATGGAATTATTTCATCCAATCCTTCAAATGTCCCCATTTTGTTAATTTCACGTATATGAAGACAGGCTGAATAGAACAAACCAAAGCAAATTATTATCATGAGCCATGACATATGGCATTTGAATTAGGTAAATATTTACTtcgtttaaattattttttttataaatgtctTATTCGTTAACAATAAACAGAGTAAGCATGCAGtgattatttttacaaatttacaaTCACATAAATGTGAAAAAGAAAGGATAGAAAATCACAAAAGGGTTTGACTTTTGAGACTAAATTATGCTTGCCAGTTGGCTAAAGTGTACGTAGCAGATAAATACGCTGTGAAACAGATAATTGAAAGCAAAATCTAAAGACCAGATCTGTTCTTCGAGATTGAGCACGCGTTTACTTGCTAAGTAGACCCGAAATCCCAGTCACCTAAAAGAGCTCTGGCATTTCAATAAACGTGACATTTCCCTGTGTCATAGCTTCTAGGATTTGGACATAGAAACACTGCCTACGGGCTCCCAGGAGACACTGTTACTCATAAAAGTAGTGGAACCCCCTTTTAATTTTTGGAGGGTTTAGAGTCAAAATCCATTACAAGATCAGATtctttaatctttatatttagTGATTGTAAGATCAATTATTATAACtgaagttttatttattcaGCATAATCAATCAAACCCTTACGAAGGCAAATCTATTCAGATAAAATTTCTcgtcataaattaaaaaaacactaCATACACTAGACACTTATACCAAACTTGCTCTCATGTTTTATTTTGGAGGCCCTAGTGTTGGTGGACTAGCTTGAAGGTTGttcctcaaaaaaaaaaaaatgaaaaacagattGAGTACGGTAAACACCtactttattgttttttttttttttttcatttggtaCTTAAACACAGCAGATTCCGAAGTGTAACAAGCATGTAAACATCATTGTAACTTCTTGGTATCAAgtacatcaatctttttacgcAGAGATcaactaaaaataaatgagCTTCATCAAATTGACATTATAAAATGGATGGTTCAGAGTTCCTATGTTAATTGTCAATATGAAATGCGGAGGATCCTTCTGAGTTGTGCCATCTTCTTTCAAAAGATCACTTCTGCATGATTCAGCAAGAAAGCAAGCCAAGAACTTGACAATAGTGAGATTGGAGATATCATTAATCAAccaatatatatcaaaacgatattgttttgatcgATTTTGGCTCAGTTATAGTATTGAGTAAGCTCAATTTGATACTATACCCAAACTCGGACTTAACTCCCCTCAAACCAAGCCAAATTCAAACCAGTTTAGAGGGAATTtgtcaaacttgaaaatatcGAATAATCTatgatttttctatattttacaTGAACCTTTGAAATGTTATATGCATCTCTAGCTTGTTGATACCTTCCTCAGGCAGACACCATTTAGCCGGACCTTGAGCTCAGTTTCCAGGTACCTTTGTACCCTGACGATGCCTACATCTTCAAGAACACGCATgcagttaaaaagaaaaatagaatatttaCCTTCACATTCATGAGTTTAAACATATGCAGTgcaaaagaatataaaatattataaattcacaCTTGATTTTAAGTATCACCAAGGCAGAGAGAGCACTAGAGTGATAAGAAACTAAGTATATTTATAGAGAAAAGAAATAGATACCAAAGTAGTCACTGACCTACTTTTAGTAATTACATTCTTACAGGAGTCAAATATTTCAAATCTTAAATAGGTCAGCAAGTCCAACCCCAGAAACAATCAGCATCATGGCCTATATACAATCCACTCAGAAGGATTCAAAACTTAGGAAGCCTTTATACTCATATACTTCAGTAGCAACATGGTCTAGATCAAAGGTTAGCATATACTTCATAACTGGCAATAACTTAAAGTTAATTTGTATATTTGCGAATCCTCAATCTTCTTGTTTCATACAAGTAAACCTCCTCAAGGAGAGTTGGCCAATTTACTCCAAGAATTTGGGGATTTGACTCCACTGCAATTCGAAAGTCTAACATGGTTGCGGAAGTGGATCCACTCAAATTCTGTGTATATCTCACTGGCAATGTTTTATTTAATCGTGGTATAGATGATCCATGCCCTTGCTCTATAAGTTTGTGGCCAGACTGTGATCCAGCTTGTTCCAAACAAGGCTTTATTAATCTTTTCAAGTAAACATCCAGGCCACTGTTCAACAAATTGACACAATCCACTGAGACATTTAATCCCTCCATCTCCAACTTCTGTTCCAACCTCTTCTTTAAGGAACTAGTATCAGGTAGCTGACCGCCTTTTTCACAAATCTCTGTGTAATAATCACAGCCCAATCTACTGTGTGGTACTTTCTGCATCTCTTTGTTGTTTCTGGGGATGCCAAGAGGAGCTCTGACAGGGCTCCTACTATAAATACTTGGACTGGCAGCATCCTGTTCAACCTCTTCCCCTTCTTCCACCGAGCCCGGGGGCCTACTACCCAAAGAAAGCAACTCAGTGGCACTCTGCTGTTCTTGAATATTTTGCACTGAATCTTCACATACAAAACTATGTCTATTTCCATGAGAAGCTAGGGAACTTGGATGATCCCTGAACTTGGGATCATGAATATTTGGTGTCTTTCCTTTCAGAGGTGATTGAGGAGAATCTTTGCCTAGTGTCTGAAGACATTTTCTTTGATACCCATTAGCCAGTTTGACACTAAAAGGGCCATCAACTTTTGCCGCTTTTGATGGGGGAGTCTTAGCAACACATGCATTTTTTAGCATTGATAGAATGAGAAGTTTATGAAGGCGCATATTTTCTATCCCTATTGTGCCAATGCAGAGTCGATCAAACTCAGATTTGTCCATCTTACCATTTAAAAATCTTGTGAGAAGATCAAAATATGTCTCTGATTTTGTATGCCCAAGCTTcctttcaatatgagatttaatcTCCAAAGTGTTCACTCTGGCAAAATGCCGAACAGCCGGCATTGCAGTTTTCAGTTTCCTCACTGTcatcaaagttaaaaatatcgtataatttaagaaaaatccCAATAATAGAAAGTATTTAACTTCTGAAATTCATCAATATgccaaaaaaaaacatttcactTCTCAATTCAACCAAATAGCCCAATGTAACAAAGGTTCCTATTGTGAAATCTGTTACTGAATTctgtaaaacaataaaaaagttattGAATTCTATAAACCCACCTAAAGATTGATCTGAATACTTCATTCTCACAATTTATCACACTTTAATAGGCCAATTATCAATAATAGACAAACTCACAGTCAAAACCCAACTTCAACTACACAAAAGCTAAACAGAAAAACCAATAATTGTCTAAAAGTTAAGATCCCCAAACTTTGAAGCATAAATGAGTTGTAAATAATAGACTTTCTATATTTGACGCGTAAGCAAAAGCCAACAAGCTAATCCAACATTGAAAGTAGCAAGCGCtgtaatttaacaaaataatgaaagaaaagaaaacgaaCCTGAATTAGGTTAGAAAAGCGAGGAATTTGATCGAAATTGAGTTGATTCAGAAGGATCGCCCACGGATTAGAGCTGGTGGAGGAAGGAGGGTTTTAGAAGCTTCGTCGAGTCATCGGAGTCAAAGGGCATGTGCTTTTTATGACACGTGGCCGCCGCCAAGAAGAGCAATTTGGTAAAGTTATTAGTGCTTGTATCTCCAGAATCCAATCGCCTACTTCAATTCAAAGTCAAACACTTCAGCTTAAGGCAACTAAAACGCAAAAAAACTCACACGTGGCACCATCAATGTTGTGTACTAGCCAACTACATTTTCCGTCCTTCGATCGAGACAATCTAAACTTGCCATTTGTTTTTTTCGGTCAAAAGTCAAACTACACGACATAGTGTCGCACTAACTTCACAGGCATTGTAACGATTAAGGGtaaatttcaattgaatttatgtaagtttaaaaataagtGCAATCcaaacaaatatgaaaagaatttggttcaaataaacTCGAACATCGAAGTTAGAtaatgtcaaattcaaatttgagtttgagttttataaGTATCAGGCTTGCCAAGcttatgaacaaaaaaaattttgataaaataccATCGTTGTaataatacacatcaaaataatattactttaattattttttattcaacgGTAATATCAAACCgagcttgaatttgagttcaactcacctcaaacaactttaaaacaaatttgagtttaattcaattcaaatctaaccctaattctGTTTCgacttacattttttattattgaaaagagTACTTCTAGTCTAATCACTCAATTACTAtaaacatatagttttatatgtgtgtgtgtgattatttttcatccaaactttgataaaattttttaattttaaaaaattaatttttcagtCCGTTCGTTAATCTTGTTAGTTTAAACCGTTTGGTTTCACtttgattgtattaatttacTCTTtagagaaaatttataaaattatctttaatatttaatataaatatctattactaatatatctttatttttattaaaattaagaaattaccttaaactaattttaaatatttattaaaaattattattattttaattattcttaacctcacatattttcttcatctttttcgCTACCATTATCACCATTACATTATCATTTCAATGTGGTCATTCTCATTGCCAACCCACTTTTGTTCAAAGAGTGTTGGACACCACCACCACATTGGTCTTCTCACACTGTCAAAACCACCACCATTTTCAAATATGGGTTTTCTATATCTCTATttctcaaaaataatatttttagtgtGATTGGGTCTATTTTT from Mangifera indica cultivar Alphonso chromosome 16, CATAS_Mindica_2.1, whole genome shotgun sequence includes the following:
- the LOC123198833 gene encoding peroxidase 73-like, translating into MGRFHFSFILLLSFSLSLFLHPSTVSADLKYNYYADICPDVESIVRKAVEKKFNQTSVAGPATLRLFFHDCFVEGCDASVIIQSTATNKAEKDHPDNLSLAGDGFDTVVKAKEAVDEVSSCKNKVSCADILALATRDVVALAGGPSYAVELGRLDGLSSTDSSVDGKLPQPTFNLTQLNSLFAANGLEQSDVIALSAAHTIGFAHCAKFSSRIYNYSEEHSVDPTMNKTYAEELQKMCPQDVDPRIVVNMDPVTPNTFDNIYFKNLKQHKGLFTSDQVLYTDSRSKPTVKAWAKDSDAFNEAFITAMTNLGRVGVKTGSNGNIRHDCSVFNS
- the LOC123198690 gene encoding uncharacterized protein LOC123198690 translates to MPAVRHFARVNTLEIKSHIERKLGHTKSETYFDLLTRFLNGKMDKSEFDRLCIGTIGIENMRLHKLLILSMLKNACVAKTPPSKAAKVDGPFSVKLANGYQRKCLQTLGKDSPQSPLKGKTPNIHDPKFRDHPSSLASHGNRHSFVCEDSVQNIQEQQSATELLSLGSRPPGSVEEGEEVEQDAASPSIYSRSPVRAPLGIPRNNKEMQKVPHSRLGCDYYTEICEKGGQLPDTSSLKKRLEQKLEMEGLNVSVDCVNLLNSGLDVYLKRLIKPCLEQAGSQSGHKLIEQGHGSSIPRLNKTLPVRYTQNLSGSTSATMLDFRIAVESNPQILGVNWPTLLEEVYLYETRRLRIRKYTN